The following proteins come from a genomic window of bacterium:
- the infA gene encoding translation initiation factor IF-1 translates to MTKEESIKVDGVVSEVLPNTMFRVKLANGHAILAHISGKMRMHFIRILPGDRVQVEMSPYDLTKGRITFRQK, encoded by the coding sequence GTGACAAAAGAGGAATCGATTAAAGTTGACGGTGTTGTATCGGAAGTTTTGCCCAATACGATGTTCAGGGTAAAGCTTGCAAACGGGCATGCAATACTGGCCCATATTTCCGGTAAGATGAGGATGCATTTTATAAGGATACTTCCCGGGGACAGGGTTCAGGTTGAGATGTCCCCGTACGACCTTACTAAGGGAAGGATTACCTTCCGGCAGAAGTAA
- the rpmJ gene encoding 50S ribosomal protein L36, whose amino-acid sequence MKVRSAVKRRCEKCKIVRRKGVVHVICTNPKHRQRQG is encoded by the coding sequence ATGAAAGTTAGATCGGCAGTTAAAAGACGTTGTGAAAAATGTAAAATTGTGCGCCGTAAAGGGGTTGTTCATGTAATATGCACAAACCCAAAACACAGGCAAAGACAGGGGTAG
- the rpsM gene encoding 30S ribosomal protein S13 codes for MPRIAGVDVPKEKRIVIALTYIYGVGKATASKILRDARIDESKRAKDLSDEEVSRIAGIIQASVRVEGDLRREVAANIKRLMAVGAYRGLRHRKGLPVRGQRTRTNARTRKGPRKTIAGKKKTAALK; via the coding sequence GTGCCAAGAATTGCAGGAGTTGATGTTCCCAAAGAAAAAAGAATAGTAATCGCCCTTACTTATATCTACGGTGTAGGGAAGGCAACGGCATCAAAGATATTGAGAGATGCCAGAATAGATGAAAGCAAAAGAGCAAAAGACCTTTCCGACGAGGAAGTAAGCAGGATAGCGGGTATTATCCAGGCGAGCGTCAGGGTTGAAGGTGATTTGCGGAGAGAAGTTGCCGCCAACATAAAAAGACTCATGGCCGTAGGGGCTTACAGGGGCTTGCGGCACAGGAAAGGACTTCCTGTGAGAGGGCAGAGAACAAGAACAAATGCCAGGACCAGAAAAGGCCCGAGAAAAACCATTGCGGGAAAGAAGAAAACCGCGGCTCTTAAATAA
- the rpsK gene encoding 30S ribosomal protein S11: MSGKGSSKKAAPKKATRSVPAGIAHIQATFNNTIVSITDMGGKVLSWASAGKVGFAGSRKSTAFAAQVVAEQAGQRARDFGVRELEVRVKGPGAGRESAIRALQAIGFEITLIRDLTPIPHNGCRPPKRRRV, encoded by the coding sequence ATGTCAGGCAAAGGAAGTTCTAAAAAAGCGGCACCAAAAAAAGCGACCAGAAGCGTGCCTGCCGGAATTGCGCATATTCAGGCGACTTTTAATAATACAATAGTCTCCATCACCGATATGGGCGGGAAAGTGCTTTCCTGGGCAAGCGCGGGAAAAGTGGGTTTTGCGGGGTCAAGAAAAAGCACTGCTTTTGCGGCACAGGTTGTCGCCGAGCAGGCGGGGCAGAGAGCCCGGGATTTCGGTGTGAGAGAATTAGAGGTAAGGGTTAAGGGACCCGGAGCAGGCAGGGAATCTGCAATCAGGGCTCTTCAGGCAATCGGGTTCGAAATTACGCTTATAAGGGATTTAACCCCCATACCTCATAACGGATGCAGGCCGCCCAAGAGAAGAAGGGTTTAA